A portion of the Candidatus Pristimantibacillus lignocellulolyticus genome contains these proteins:
- the rfbD gene encoding dTDP-4-dehydrorhamnose reductase, which produces MRVVVTGAGGQLGFDILKQLRTHNIECYGLDRNHTDITDFKATKQIIEKYMPTIVIHCAAYTNVDNAEKNIEECKLVNTSATANIADVCKSIDAKLMYISTDYVFSGNEPLPYEVDSKTMPLSVYGHSKLEGELEVIKRLDKYFVVRTSWSFGTNGSNFVQTMLRIGTVRDSVNVVSDQFGSPTFTRDLAELIISMIQTDKYGIYHATNEGFCSWAEFAEEIYLQAGYSTKVNFIKSDDYITLATRPKNSMLSKRSLDAVGFNRLPEWKDALKRYLIHKS; this is translated from the coding sequence ATGAGAGTAGTAGTTACTGGCGCTGGTGGACAACTTGGTTTTGACATATTAAAGCAACTGAGAACCCATAACATTGAATGTTATGGGTTGGATCGCAATCATACGGATATTACAGACTTCAAAGCTACAAAACAAATTATTGAAAAATATATGCCAACAATCGTAATTCATTGTGCTGCATATACGAATGTAGACAATGCTGAAAAAAATATAGAAGAGTGTAAACTCGTTAATACATCTGCTACAGCAAACATCGCAGATGTATGTAAATCTATTGATGCAAAACTTATGTATATTAGTACCGATTATGTGTTTTCAGGAAATGAACCCTTACCTTACGAAGTTGATTCAAAAACAATGCCACTTTCTGTATATGGTCATTCGAAGCTAGAAGGCGAGCTTGAGGTTATTAAGAGATTGGATAAATATTTTGTTGTGAGAACATCTTGGTCATTTGGGACTAATGGTAGTAATTTTGTTCAAACTATGCTCCGAATTGGCACGGTTAGAGACAGTGTAAACGTGGTATCTGATCAATTTGGCTCTCCGACATTTACAAGAGACCTTGCTGAACTAATTATAAGTATGATTCAAACCGATAAATATGGTATTTATCATGCAACGAATGAAGGATTTTGTAGTTGGGCTGAATTTGCAGAGGAAATATATTTGCAGGCAGGTTATTCTACGAAAGTAAATTTTATTAAGTCGGATGATTACATCACTTTAGCGACAAGACCAAAAAATTCAATGTTATCAAAGAGAAGTCTTGATGCTGTAGGGTTTAATAGGTTGCCTGAATGGAAGGATGCGTTGAAACGCTATCTCATTCATAAATCTTAA
- the rfbB gene encoding dTDP-glucose 4,6-dehydratase: MNTNNEIIDTQKTLLVTGGAGFIGSNFVLFMMRKYPQYRIINLDKLTYAGNLENLKDIEASKQYVFVKGDICNSDLINNIFEQYAPNYVLNFAAESHVDRSISDPKIFLETNISGTQVLLEACKRYWIDKNIDQSSVKFLQVSTDEVYGSLGDTGYFTEETPLAPNSPYSASKASADMFVRAYHETYGLNVNITRCSNNYGPYQFPEKLIPLIISNALEDKDLPVYGDGMNIRDWLYVDDHCSAIDDVLHKGTTGEVYNVGGFNEKANIEIIKLILNELNKPESLITYVTDRLGHDRRYAIDSSKIKKDLGWEPTVMFDEGIKITIDWYLENEDWLARTKSGEYSDYYSQHYN, encoded by the coding sequence ATGAATACAAATAATGAAATAATCGATACACAAAAAACGTTACTTGTAACGGGTGGGGCCGGATTTATTGGGAGCAACTTTGTACTTTTTATGATGAGAAAGTATCCACAATACAGAATTATTAACTTAGATAAATTAACTTACGCTGGAAACTTGGAAAATTTGAAGGATATAGAAGCTTCGAAGCAATATGTATTTGTTAAAGGTGATATTTGTAACTCAGATCTTATTAATAACATATTTGAGCAATATGCCCCCAATTATGTGCTGAATTTTGCTGCTGAGTCACATGTAGATCGTAGTATCTCTGATCCGAAAATATTTTTGGAAACAAATATTTCAGGTACACAAGTTCTTTTAGAAGCATGTAAAAGATACTGGATTGATAAAAATATCGATCAATCTTCGGTTAAGTTTTTACAAGTTTCTACAGATGAAGTATATGGCTCATTAGGTGATACTGGATACTTTACAGAAGAGACTCCTTTAGCACCGAATAGCCCATACTCGGCTAGTAAAGCTTCAGCGGACATGTTTGTAAGAGCATATCATGAGACTTATGGATTGAATGTTAATATCACACGTTGCTCCAATAATTATGGCCCGTATCAATTCCCAGAAAAACTAATACCTCTAATCATATCTAATGCTTTAGAAGATAAAGATCTTCCGGTTTATGGAGATGGCATGAATATAAGAGATTGGTTATATGTTGATGATCATTGCAGTGCGATAGATGATGTACTACATAAAGGAACGACAGGGGAAGTTTATAATGTAGGTGGTTTTAATGAAAAGGCAAATATAGAGATTATTAAATTAATCCTAAATGAGCTTAACAAGCCAGAATCTTTAATTACGTATGTTACAGACCGTTTAGGTCATGATAGAAGATATGCGATTGATTCCTCGAAGATTAAGAAAGATTTGGGATGGGAACCAACGGTTATGTTCGATGAAGGAATAAAGATTACTATAGATTGGTATTTGGAAAATGAAGATTGGTTAGCTAGAACAAAGAGTGGTGAGTATAGCGATTACTATAGTCAACATTATAATTAG
- the rfbC gene encoding dTDP-4-dehydrorhamnose 3,5-epimerase: protein MGQFNFINTGIKDLVIIEPKVFGDDRGYFMETYNFEDFKQAGLDMVFVQDNQSKSRKGVLRGLHFQTQRAQGKLVRVLSGEVFDVAVDLRKDSPTFMKWHGILLTGENKKQFYVPEGFAHGFLVLSDEAEFSYKCTDYYFPEFETGMMWNDPDVNVEWPLDNIEEVLLSEKDKVQRSFKELKDIL from the coding sequence ATGGGACAATTTAATTTTATTAATACAGGTATTAAAGATTTAGTAATTATCGAACCTAAAGTATTTGGCGATGATCGTGGTTACTTCATGGAAACATATAACTTTGAAGATTTTAAACAAGCTGGTCTCGATATGGTTTTTGTTCAAGACAATCAATCAAAATCGCGCAAAGGAGTATTACGAGGACTTCATTTCCAAACGCAACGAGCACAAGGCAAACTTGTTCGTGTATTGTCAGGTGAAGTGTTTGATGTCGCGGTAGATCTTCGGAAAGACTCCCCAACTTTTATGAAGTGGCATGGAATTTTATTAACGGGTGAAAATAAAAAACAGTTTTATGTTCCAGAAGGCTTTGCTCATGGGTTTTTAGTATTGTCTGATGAAGCTGAATTTTCTTACAAATGTACGGATTATTATTTCCCGGAGTTCGAAACAGGAATGATGTGGAATGATCCTGATGTTAATGTTGAGTGGCCTCTAGATAATATAGAAGAGGTTTTATTATCTGAAAAAGATAAGGTTCAAAGATCCTTTAAGGAATTGAAAGATATATTGTAG
- the rfbA gene encoding glucose-1-phosphate thymidylyltransferase RfbA has translation MKGIILAGGSGTRLYPITKAISKQIIPVYDKPMIYYPLSVLMLAGIREILIISTPRDIVVFKELFSSGIHLGLEISYAIQESPNGLAEAFIIGEKFIGNDTVSLILGDNIFYGQSFGRVLTEAAQLQKGATIFGYYVKNPQAYGVIEYNEAGKVLSIEEKPSVPKSHYAVPGLYFYDNQVVDIAKNIEPSARGELEITEVNNQYLLRDELNVKLFGRGMAWMDTGTHDTMLEASNFVEAIQKRQGLYIACIEEIAFKKNYITKDELLKLADPFLKSDYGTYLTNVAEGIV, from the coding sequence ATGAAAGGGATTATATTAGCAGGTGGATCAGGCACGAGGTTATATCCTATTACAAAAGCAATTTCTAAACAAATCATTCCTGTTTATGATAAACCAATGATCTATTATCCGTTATCCGTACTTATGTTGGCTGGGATACGCGAAATACTAATTATCTCAACTCCAAGGGACATTGTTGTTTTTAAGGAGTTATTTAGTAGTGGTATTCATCTTGGATTGGAAATATCATATGCTATTCAAGAATCTCCCAATGGGTTGGCTGAAGCATTCATTATTGGAGAAAAGTTTATTGGTAATGACACTGTATCATTGATATTAGGGGATAATATTTTTTATGGTCAGAGCTTTGGAAGAGTACTTACTGAAGCTGCACAATTACAAAAAGGTGCAACTATTTTCGGGTATTATGTAAAAAACCCTCAAGCCTATGGAGTTATAGAATATAATGAAGCAGGGAAAGTGCTTTCTATAGAAGAAAAACCAAGCGTTCCGAAATCACATTACGCTGTTCCGGGTTTGTATTTTTATGATAATCAAGTAGTAGATATCGCAAAAAACATAGAACCATCTGCTAGAGGAGAACTAGAAATTACTGAGGTTAATAATCAATATCTTCTACGGGATGAACTCAATGTAAAATTATTTGGTCGAGGCATGGCATGGATGGATACTGGTACCCATGATACTATGCTAGAAGCAAGTAATTTCGTCGAAGCGATTCAAAAACGTCAAGGGTTATACATAGCTTGTATTGAGGAAATAGCATTCAAGAAAAATTATATTACTAAAGATGAATTACTTAAATTAGCAGATCCCTTCCTAAAATCAGACTACGGTACATATTTGACTAACGTAGCGGAAGGTATTGTTTAG